A stretch of Campylobacter gracilis DNA encodes these proteins:
- a CDS encoding DUF1351 domain-containing protein: MSETMELIVSYEAKTADSQILTTNFEEIKAGVAMQVEKYSIEVTDENIPEAKKVMANFNKVKTAIGDRYKFFIDKLSTPINQLKNEKKEIEAIITDGRQKIADGVAAFENAKLEQIAERINEYARSLCDEKGLNCERINTADLIKLSAVTTAGSLAKPTKEAIEGKIAALENEILQAKLAEQEKQRRDAEIAERARKEAEERAAREKAEMEARAKAREAEILARAEREKAEAAQRAEREKQEAVEQAAREAAERAKTEANKQAFYEAQREVLQKPRDAGDGKVIYTIRAEFEVKAIANASHEKLAAKIKEMLAAAGITNLSKIEVLNA, encoded by the coding sequence ATGAGCGAAACAATGGAACTAATCGTATCATACGAGGCAAAAACGGCAGATAGCCAAATTCTAACTACGAATTTTGAGGAGATCAAAGCGGGCGTGGCAATGCAGGTGGAAAAATACTCGATCGAGGTAACCGACGAGAATATCCCCGAAGCTAAAAAGGTGATGGCGAATTTTAACAAGGTCAAAACCGCAATCGGCGATCGCTATAAGTTTTTCATTGACAAGCTTTCGACGCCTATCAATCAGCTAAAGAACGAGAAAAAAGAGATCGAAGCCATCATCACCGACGGACGCCAAAAGATAGCTGACGGCGTGGCGGCTTTTGAAAACGCCAAGCTAGAGCAGATTGCGGAGCGCATAAACGAATACGCAAGGAGCCTCTGCGATGAAAAAGGGCTAAATTGCGAGCGCATCAACACCGCCGATCTAATCAAATTAAGCGCGGTAACTACTGCGGGCTCTCTTGCCAAGCCTACGAAAGAAGCTATCGAGGGCAAAATTGCCGCTTTAGAAAACGAAATTTTACAAGCAAAGCTAGCCGAGCAAGAAAAGCAAAGGCGCGATGCGGAGATAGCAGAGCGCGCAAGAAAAGAAGCGGAGGAGAGGGCCGCACGCGAAAAAGCGGAAATGGAAGCGCGAGCAAAAGCTAGAGAGGCTGAAATTTTGGCGCGAGCCGAGAGGGAGAAAGCCGAAGCCGCACAAAGAGCCGAAAGAGAGAAGCAAGAGGCGGTCGAGCAAGCCGCGCGCGAAGCGGCAGAGCGCGCAAAAACGGAGGCAAATAAGCAAGCTTTTTACGAGGCGCAGCGCGAAGTCTTACAAAAGCCGCGCGACGCAGGAGACGGCAAGGTTATCTATACGATCCGCGCCGAGTTTGAGGTAAAGGCCATCGCAAACGCTTCGCACGAAAAACTAGCAGCAAAAATCAAAGAGATGTTAGCTGCGGCGGGCATAACAAACCTAAGCAAAATCGAGGTGTTAAATGCTTGA
- a CDS encoding tyrosine-type recombinase/integrase, with translation MPKLSVPLTATQLKNLKPKDKPYFVGDGSNLLIKIMPSGAKFFIYEYKQGAKYKRVTIGRAGEMSLAEARQRKSELKTRVKTSDKITFREVFEEWIKTKSKISPKQLFWINRRFESLLLPALGSMQIADIGRKDIIGALSPLLSDEKQETAKKVLGALNGFYKFALLHEYVDHNIIADIDKATLIGRRQIRHFAYFKDEAEIRNLIKAVKGYFGNERIKVCALFMLYTAVRGENARFATWDEIKGDMWKIPASKMKNGKDHEVFLSSSVRRMLSDYRASSPLQSEFIFPSIKSNVRPISDNTVRSMLRNLGFSNEMITPHGFRATFSTICHEKQDEHGQNSDVIELCLAHVEKNKVKDAYNHAKNLKQRAALMQWWSDFLDGL, from the coding sequence ATGCCTAAGTTATCGGTTCCGCTAACCGCAACGCAGCTAAAGAATTTAAAGCCCAAAGACAAACCCTACTTCGTCGGCGACGGCAGCAATCTGCTTATAAAAATAATGCCTAGCGGGGCTAAATTTTTCATCTATGAGTATAAACAAGGAGCGAAGTATAAAAGAGTGACGATCGGGCGCGCGGGAGAGATGAGCCTTGCGGAGGCTAGGCAGAGAAAGAGCGAGCTAAAAACGAGGGTTAAAACGAGCGATAAAATAACCTTTCGCGAGGTCTTTGAGGAATGGATCAAAACGAAAAGCAAAATCAGCCCTAAGCAGCTGTTTTGGATAAATAGGCGGTTTGAAAGCCTCCTTTTGCCTGCGCTCGGGAGTATGCAGATAGCGGATATCGGCAGAAAGGATATTATAGGCGCCCTCTCTCCCCTGCTCTCGGACGAAAAGCAAGAAACTGCGAAAAAGGTGCTCGGCGCGCTAAATGGCTTTTATAAATTCGCCCTGCTTCACGAATATGTAGATCACAATATCATCGCGGACATTGATAAGGCCACGCTCATAGGCAGACGGCAGATTAGACATTTTGCGTATTTTAAGGATGAGGCGGAGATAAGAAATTTGATAAAAGCGGTAAAGGGGTATTTTGGAAATGAGAGGATAAAAGTATGCGCGCTATTTATGCTATACACGGCAGTACGCGGAGAGAATGCAAGATTTGCTACATGGGATGAGATAAAAGGAGATATGTGGAAAATCCCCGCGAGCAAAATGAAAAACGGTAAAGATCACGAGGTGTTTTTAAGCTCTAGCGTCCGAAGAATGCTCTCGGATTATCGCGCGAGCTCACCGCTGCAAAGCGAGTTTATCTTTCCATCGATCAAATCAAACGTCAGGCCGATCAGCGATAATACGGTGCGTTCTATGCTGCGAAATTTAGGTTTTTCAAACGAGATGATTACGCCGCACGGATTTCGCGCGACATTCAGCACGATCTGCCATGAAAAGCAAGACGAGCACGGGCAAAACTCCGACGTAATCGAGCTTTGCCTCGCGCACGTAGAAAAAAACAAGGTAAAAGATGCTTATAACCACGCCAAAAATTTAAAGCAGCGCGCGGCGTTGATGCAGTGGTGGAGCGATTTTTTAGACGGGCTTTAA
- the panD gene encoding aspartate 1-decarboxylase, translated as MKIEILSSKIHRARVTDANLNYVGSITIGPELIEAAGLCEYQKVEILNVNNGERFATYVIRGEKKGEICLNGAAARKVCVGDVVIIVAYAQMSAKKARSFKPKIVQVNEKNQITE; from the coding sequence ATGAAAATCGAAATTTTATCAAGCAAAATCCACCGCGCGCGCGTGACGGACGCCAACCTCAACTACGTAGGCTCCATTACGATCGGACCCGAGCTCATCGAGGCTGCGGGGCTTTGCGAATACCAAAAAGTAGAGATCCTAAACGTCAATAACGGCGAGCGCTTCGCTACCTACGTGATTCGCGGCGAGAAAAAGGGCGAGATCTGCCTAAACGGCGCAGCCGCGCGCAAAGTCTGCGTCGGCGACGTCGTCATCATCGTGGCCTACGCACAGATGAGCGCAAAAAAAGCAAGAAGCTTCAAGCCTAAAATCGTGCAAGTAAACGAAAAAAACCAAATAACGGAGTAA
- a CDS encoding helix-turn-helix transcriptional regulator, whose product MDDKFITKAEALKELGLKSQMSLYRLTKAGKIVANKVNAKVIYYSLSSIKAYKAGKSA is encoded by the coding sequence ATGGATGATAAATTTATAACAAAAGCCGAAGCGCTTAAAGAGCTAGGGCTAAAATCTCAAATGAGCCTTTATAGGCTTACAAAGGCGGGAAAAATAGTCGCCAATAAGGTGAATGCGAAAGTGATTTATTATTCGCTAAGTTCTATCAAGGCTTACAAGGCAGGCAAAAGTGCTTAA
- the tkt gene encoding transketolase encodes MSSEQLSKISNTIKFLSADMIQSANSGHPGTPMGLSDVMSVFMSKVRHNPKNPAWLNRDRVVFSGGHASALVYSYLYLSGYDLSMDDLKSFRRLHSKTPGHPEITTPGVEIATGPLGQGVANAVGFAMAAKYAAHLLNEEGNEIIDHRVYCFCGDGDLQEGISYEACALAGRHNLDNLTIIYDSNGITIDGSTDIAWFEDVKVRFEAQGFEVARIDGHNFDQIEFVLDEVKNKTKPYLIIANTTIGKGALELEGTAKTHGAPLGEELLARAKQSLGFDPAQSFVVSEDVLFATRAAVEKGDLEERLWKEKLAKLSDEKRALLNELLNPDFSKIEFPDFSGLKVATRDSNGKILNAIANAVPGFLGGSADLAASNKTELKGGGDFPCGKNLHFGIREHAMAAIGNAFARYGLFIPFSATFFIFSDYLKTGARLAALMGLRHYFVFTHDSIGVGEDGPTHEPIEQLSTFRAMPGFYTFRPADGNENVKCWRTALALNAPAAFVCSRQGLEPLPKAVLGDVQNGAYLLRQSKEAQITLIASGSEVSLCLKAAAILQEQGIGANVVSAPCFELLCEQDADYLAQILQAQTKILAVEAASALEWYKFADAVHGMQSFGESGNASELFKLFGFTDVAIAKEARELLGQ; translated from the coding sequence ATGTCGAGCGAGCAGCTAAGTAAAATTTCAAACACGATCAAATTTCTAAGCGCGGATATGATCCAAAGCGCTAACTCGGGCCATCCCGGCACGCCGATGGGACTAAGCGACGTAATGAGCGTCTTTATGAGTAAGGTCCGCCACAATCCCAAAAATCCCGCGTGGCTGAACCGCGACCGCGTCGTATTCTCGGGCGGGCACGCAAGCGCGCTCGTGTATAGCTACCTCTATCTTAGCGGATACGATTTGAGCATGGACGATCTGAAAAGCTTCAGGCGCCTGCACTCCAAAACCCCGGGCCACCCGGAGATCACCACCCCAGGCGTCGAGATCGCTACCGGACCGCTCGGACAGGGCGTCGCAAACGCGGTTGGATTTGCGATGGCCGCGAAATACGCCGCGCATCTGCTCAACGAGGAAGGAAACGAGATCATCGATCACCGCGTCTATTGCTTCTGCGGCGACGGCGATCTGCAGGAGGGCATCAGCTACGAAGCGTGCGCGCTTGCGGGCAGACACAACCTCGATAATCTCACGATAATCTATGATTCTAATGGCATCACGATCGACGGCAGCACCGATATCGCGTGGTTTGAGGATGTGAAAGTGCGATTTGAGGCGCAGGGCTTTGAGGTCGCACGCATCGACGGGCATAATTTCGATCAGATAGAATTTGTCCTTGACGAGGTCAAAAACAAAACAAAACCCTACCTCATCATCGCAAACACCACGATCGGCAAGGGCGCGCTCGAGCTTGAGGGCACGGCCAAAACGCACGGCGCGCCGCTTGGTGAGGAGCTGCTTGCACGCGCTAAGCAAAGCTTGGGCTTTGATCCCGCTCAAAGCTTCGTCGTAAGCGAGGACGTGCTTTTTGCGACGCGCGCTGCGGTTGAGAAGGGTGATTTGGAGGAGAGACTTTGGAAGGAGAAGCTTGCGAAGCTAAGCGATGAAAAAAGAGCGCTTCTAAACGAGCTTTTAAATCCCGATTTTAGCAAGATAGAATTTCCCGATTTTAGCGGGCTTAAGGTCGCCACCCGCGATAGTAACGGTAAAATTTTAAACGCCATCGCAAACGCCGTGCCCGGCTTTTTGGGCGGAAGCGCCGATTTAGCGGCGTCGAATAAGACCGAGCTAAAAGGCGGCGGCGACTTTCCGTGCGGCAAAAATTTACACTTCGGCATCCGCGAGCACGCGATGGCAGCGATCGGCAACGCCTTTGCGAGATACGGGCTTTTCATCCCGTTTAGCGCGACGTTTTTTATCTTTAGCGACTATCTAAAAACGGGCGCTCGCCTCGCGGCGCTGATGGGTTTGCGCCACTACTTCGTCTTCACGCACGACAGTATCGGCGTAGGCGAAGACGGGCCGACGCACGAGCCTATCGAGCAGCTTAGCACCTTCCGCGCGATGCCTGGCTTCTACACCTTCCGCCCCGCGGACGGCAACGAAAACGTAAAATGCTGGCGTACGGCACTTGCCCTAAATGCGCCCGCGGCATTCGTCTGCTCGCGCCAGGGACTTGAGCCGCTACCTAAGGCGGTTTTGGGCGACGTGCAAAACGGCGCGTATCTGCTAAGGCAGAGCAAAGAGGCGCAGATCACGCTCATCGCAAGCGGCAGCGAAGTCTCGCTCTGCCTAAAAGCGGCGGCGATCCTGCAAGAGCAAGGTATCGGCGCAAACGTCGTAAGCGCGCCGTGCTTCGAGCTTTTGTGTGAGCAGGACGCAGACTATCTGGCGCAAATCCTGCAGGCGCAAACTAAAATTTTAGCCGTCGAAGCCGCAAGCGCGCTTGAGTGGTATAAATTTGCAGACGCGGTACACGGTATGCAAAGCTTCGGCGAGAGCGGCAACGCGAGCGAGCTATTTAAGCTTTTCGGCTTCACCGACGTCGCGATCGCAAAAGAAGCAAGGGAGCTTTTAGGGCAGTAA
- a CDS encoding UDP-N-acetylmuramoyl-L-alanyl-D-glutamate--2,6-diaminopimelate ligase has product MKIRLENSFITDNSAECEAGCFFMRTSANAKFEPEAAQKGAQIISIVQAKELLKIDSRIKIVGITGTNGKTTTAAAIYSTLLDLGFSCGLSGTRGAFINERRIDEKGLTTSSVFKTMSYLYEAGKQGCEYFVMEVSSHAIAQNRIEGLEFALKIFTNLSQDHLDYHGSMQEYAAVKSSFFADDAPKLINADDGHIKFDPANALTYGIKNAASFGVSGYGLKGGIDALVRTPNGDNAQLQSDLIGEFNLYNLTAAFAAVKILTKLPNEKIAKALANFGGVEGRVQIVNKDPLVIVDFAHTPDGIEKVLNALRASGEIIAVFGAGGDRDHGKRPKMGAIAEHFAKICIVTSDNPRSENPDEIIEQICAGMRRKDKILKITDRKEAIARALDLAKNGEMIAILGKGDETYQEIKGVKHPFSDKQVVSELVAARGESNLD; this is encoded by the coding sequence ATGAAAATACGACTCGAAAATAGCTTTATCACCGATAACTCCGCCGAATGCGAGGCGGGCTGCTTTTTTATGCGCACGAGCGCGAACGCTAAATTTGAACCTGAAGCGGCGCAAAAAGGCGCGCAGATCATCTCTATCGTGCAAGCAAAGGAACTTTTAAAGATCGATTCGCGCATCAAAATCGTAGGCATCACTGGCACGAACGGCAAGACCACGACCGCGGCGGCGATCTATTCGACGCTGCTGGATCTGGGCTTTAGCTGCGGTCTAAGCGGCACGCGCGGCGCCTTTATAAATGAGCGCAGGATCGACGAGAAGGGGCTTACGACAAGCTCGGTTTTTAAGACGATGAGCTATCTTTACGAAGCCGGCAAGCAGGGCTGCGAGTATTTCGTTATGGAGGTAAGCTCGCACGCAATCGCACAAAATCGTATCGAAGGATTAGAATTTGCGCTTAAAATTTTTACGAATTTAAGCCAAGATCATCTCGATTATCATGGCAGCATGCAAGAATACGCCGCAGTCAAGAGCTCGTTTTTCGCTGACGACGCGCCAAAGCTCATAAACGCCGACGATGGGCACATTAAATTTGACCCCGCAAACGCCCTTACCTACGGCATCAAAAACGCCGCGAGCTTCGGCGTGAGCGGATACGGGCTAAAGGGCGGTATCGACGCGCTCGTGCGTACTCCAAACGGCGATAATGCGCAGCTGCAAAGCGATCTCATCGGCGAGTTTAATCTCTACAACCTTACCGCGGCGTTTGCGGCGGTTAAAATTCTAACCAAGCTGCCGAACGAAAAGATCGCAAAAGCTCTGGCAAACTTCGGCGGCGTCGAGGGTCGCGTACAGATCGTAAATAAAGACCCGCTTGTAATCGTCGATTTCGCTCATACCCCCGACGGCATCGAAAAGGTGCTAAACGCGCTGCGTGCAAGCGGCGAGATCATCGCGGTTTTTGGCGCGGGCGGCGATCGCGACCACGGCAAGCGTCCGAAAATGGGCGCCATCGCCGAGCACTTTGCCAAAATTTGCATCGTCACGAGCGATAATCCGCGTAGCGAGAATCCAGATGAGATCATCGAGCAAATTTGCGCCGGGATGCGACGAAAAGATAAAATTTTAAAGATCACGGATCGCAAAGAGGCGATCGCGCGCGCGCTAGATCTTGCCAAAAACGGCGAGATGATCGCTATTTTGGGTAAGGGCGACGAGACCTACCAGGAGATCAAGGGCGTGAAGCACCCCTTCAGCGACAAGCAGGTCGTAAGCGAGCTCGTCGCGGCGCGAGGCGAATCAAATTTAGACTAA
- a CDS encoding PD-(D/E)XK nuclease-like domain-containing protein — protein sequence MLEIDLGEQGVKHPLGTMIKGLPIKDYHARVEISKSDLDLLAKSPYHFKFKDEFEKPDSKALTLGSAVHKLVLEPADFFKEFATEPKADKRTKEGKELYAEFLKGAEGKIVLDAEAYEKATAIANAVNSMRETALFLKDGLAEQSYFAEISGVPVKCRPDFLNEALSLCVDLKTTSDASADGFAKSVANFNYHIQAAFYTDILRLCGKRVDNFLFIAVETKKPYMTGFYALDEAAIEQGRKTYLALLERYKLCMERNEWWGYAKFEPESKEIEAVQTLSLPAWKFYESIA from the coding sequence ATGCTTGAGATTGATTTAGGCGAACAGGGGGTTAAGCATCCCCTAGGTACGATGATAAAAGGCTTGCCCATCAAAGACTACCACGCGCGAGTTGAAATCTCTAAAAGCGATTTGGATCTCTTGGCGAAAAGCCCCTATCACTTCAAATTTAAAGACGAGTTTGAAAAGCCTGATAGCAAGGCTCTAACCTTGGGCTCGGCAGTGCATAAGCTGGTGCTGGAGCCTGCGGATTTTTTTAAAGAGTTCGCCACCGAACCCAAAGCCGATAAACGCACCAAAGAGGGCAAAGAACTCTACGCGGAGTTTTTAAAAGGCGCGGAGGGTAAGATCGTCCTAGACGCCGAAGCTTATGAAAAAGCGACCGCTATTGCTAACGCAGTCAATTCTATGAGAGAGACGGCGCTTTTTTTAAAAGACGGGCTAGCGGAGCAGAGCTATTTTGCGGAGATTTCGGGGGTGCCCGTGAAGTGTCGCCCCGATTTTCTAAACGAAGCACTAAGCCTTTGCGTAGATTTGAAAACGACCTCCGACGCTAGCGCGGACGGATTTGCAAAATCGGTAGCAAATTTTAATTACCACATCCAAGCGGCGTTTTATACCGACATCTTGCGCCTATGCGGCAAGCGCGTGGATAATTTCCTGTTTATCGCGGTCGAAACCAAAAAGCCCTATATGACGGGCTTTTATGCGCTAGACGAGGCGGCGATAGAGCAGGGGCGCAAGACATATCTAGCCCTGCTTGAGCGCTATAAACTATGCATGGAACGTAACGAGTGGTGGGGATATGCCAAGTTTGAACCCGAGAGTAAAGAGATAGAGGCGGTGCAGACGCTAAGCCTGCCTGCGTGGAAATTTTATGAAAGTATAGCGTAA
- a CDS encoding NifU family protein: MIPFTDEELLAPVQDSLELIRPMLQNDGGDMKLLGIKNGVVYVRLTGHCHGCAASSQTLKYGVERQLRMDIHPELSVVNIPEGEEFEL, from the coding sequence ATGATACCATTTACAGACGAAGAGCTTCTAGCCCCGGTACAGGATAGCTTGGAGCTAATCCGACCGATGCTGCAAAACGACGGCGGCGATATGAAGCTTTTAGGCATAAAAAACGGCGTCGTCTATGTCCGCCTTACCGGGCATTGCCACGGCTGCGCGGCGAGCTCACAGACCCTAAAATACGGCGTCGAGCGCCAGCTTCGCATGGATATTCACCCCGAGCTTAGCGTCGTAAACATCCCCGAAGGCGAAGAGTTTGAACTATAA
- a CDS encoding polyprenyl synthetase family protein, whose amino-acid sequence MDILEKFKDYLKQNELKAPSFHPYFEEALNYMLQAGGKHFRAQLLLGVVSTVDERRFEGALAIAMALEMIHTYSLIHDDLPAMDDADLRRGRPSLHKKYDEVTAILVGDALNTDAFLIAASANLSDEIKIKCIKTLARNAGSGGMVLGQAIDCRFENSPLKQSELEFLHLHKTGALIAAAFELGAIIGGLKDELAHELYKIGLKLGLIFQIEDDIIDATGDEASAGKPVGADGAKNSFVNLLGLAGARSYKQRLIDEVSGAMSGYDESLRDLVLNLIEKYLKG is encoded by the coding sequence ATGGATATTTTAGAAAAATTTAAAGATTACTTGAAGCAAAACGAGCTGAAGGCGCCTAGCTTTCATCCGTACTTTGAGGAGGCGCTCAATTACATGCTGCAGGCGGGCGGCAAGCATTTTCGCGCGCAGCTGCTACTAGGCGTCGTCTCGACAGTGGATGAGCGGCGCTTTGAGGGCGCGCTGGCGATCGCGATGGCGCTTGAGATGATCCACACCTACTCACTTATCCACGACGATCTGCCCGCGATGGACGATGCGGATCTGCGCCGCGGACGGCCGAGCCTGCATAAAAAATACGACGAGGTCACGGCGATTTTAGTGGGCGATGCGCTAAATACCGACGCGTTTTTGATAGCCGCGAGCGCGAACCTAAGCGACGAGATTAAGATAAAATGCATTAAAACTCTAGCGCGAAACGCAGGCAGCGGCGGCATGGTGCTGGGTCAGGCGATCGATTGCCGTTTTGAAAACAGCCCGTTAAAGCAAAGCGAGCTTGAGTTTTTGCATCTGCATAAAACGGGCGCGCTCATCGCAGCGGCGTTTGAGCTAGGCGCCATAATCGGCGGGCTAAAGGACGAGCTCGCGCATGAGCTTTATAAAATCGGACTAAAGCTAGGTCTTATATTTCAGATCGAGGATGATATCATCGACGCCACGGGCGACGAGGCAAGCGCAGGCAAGCCCGTAGGGGCGGACGGCGCGAAAAATTCCTTCGTAAATTTACTAGGTCTTGCGGGTGCTAGAAGCTACAAGCAGCGCCTAATAGACGAGGTAAGCGGCGCGATGAGCGGCTATGATGAAAGCCTGCGCGATTTGGTTTTAAATTTGATAGAAAAATACCTGAAAGGATGA
- a CDS encoding YbaB/EbfC family nucleoid-associated protein — MFEGMDFSKMGQMLDQMQAKAKQIEEENARKEFTVKSGAGMVAIRLNGAGEVLDLSIDDSLFSDKESLQILLISAIGDAIKLVENEKKGAAASMLGGLGGLGDLLGNKG, encoded by the coding sequence ATGTTTGAGGGAATGGATTTTTCGAAAATGGGGCAGATGCTCGATCAGATGCAGGCCAAGGCTAAGCAGATCGAGGAGGAGAATGCGCGCAAGGAATTTACCGTAAAATCGGGCGCGGGCATGGTCGCCATCAGACTAAATGGCGCGGGCGAGGTGCTAGATCTGAGCATCGACGACAGCCTTTTTAGCGACAAAGAGAGCTTGCAGATCCTGCTAATTTCGGCGATAGGCGACGCGATAAAACTCGTCGAAAATGAGAAGAAAGGCGCTGCAGCATCCATGCTAGGAGGGCTTGGAGGCCTAGGCGATCTGCTCGGCAATAAGGGCTAA
- a CDS encoding GyrI-like domain-containing protein: MSEKIKISYLDGFKIYGLKARTKNADELDGSGKIPALWEKFMKECYDGQSEIYGVYYDYENGADGLYDIFIGTKAPRGGEALEIKSGKYAVFSFPNEPQNVARFWSKIWSFFEASELKRAFGTDFEFYGGDEIKIFISIL, translated from the coding sequence TTGAGCGAAAAAATCAAAATTTCATATTTAGACGGATTTAAAATTTACGGGTTAAAAGCCCGCACGAAAAACGCGGACGAGCTAGACGGGAGCGGTAAAATTCCCGCGCTATGGGAAAAATTTATGAAAGAGTGCTATGACGGGCAGAGCGAGATCTACGGCGTCTATTACGATTACGAAAACGGCGCTGACGGGCTTTACGATATCTTTATCGGCACCAAAGCGCCACGCGGTGGCGAAGCCTTGGAAATCAAAAGCGGCAAATACGCCGTTTTTAGTTTCCCAAATGAGCCGCAAAACGTAGCAAGGTTTTGGAGTAAAATTTGGAGCTTTTTTGAAGCTAGCGAACTAAAAAGAGCGTTTGGAACGGATTTTGAGTTTTACGGCGGAGACGAGATCAAAATTTTTATCTCGATTTTGTAG
- a CDS encoding recombinase RecT has protein sequence MNQLQIREQDARELVRAKMDVIKTITGGDKAKMSAFAASLTAMASDPALSICSVQSVIGAGLEIVRLGLNPNKTFGQAYVVPFKNKAQLQIGYKGWLSLAYRNGWIFRALAAYKCDEFEINFAGIKDDIEFSPNYDERDETNSLWVFNNLRGVIVYVKDAGGNEFSEFVPFKKLEQLRLKSQNQKDKEALTNIWGEWAEEMYKAKAIKYVATRLPITEQIQEAINAENEAYKEQPKLEPQPQNLNEFLAKAAQKKAEPVEEIIEAAPLEIDVSEEVLPLDALQSELVARGVDEIEAEKRMERLSPDEARAYLSDPNSIDALAEELRNE, from the coding sequence ATGAACCAACTTCAAATTAGAGAACAAGACGCGCGCGAGCTAGTAAGAGCTAAGATGGATGTCATAAAGACGATCACGGGCGGCGATAAAGCCAAGATGAGCGCATTTGCGGCAAGCCTCACGGCGATGGCGAGTGATCCCGCTTTAAGTATTTGCTCGGTGCAAAGCGTTATCGGCGCGGGGCTTGAAATCGTACGATTAGGGCTCAATCCGAATAAGACTTTCGGTCAGGCCTATGTAGTGCCGTTTAAAAACAAGGCACAGCTTCAGATAGGCTATAAGGGCTGGCTAAGTCTAGCATATCGCAACGGCTGGATATTTAGGGCGCTCGCGGCTTACAAATGCGACGAGTTTGAGATAAATTTCGCAGGGATTAAGGACGACATAGAATTTAGCCCCAATTACGACGAGCGCGACGAAACAAATTCCTTATGGGTATTTAATAATCTGCGCGGCGTGATCGTCTATGTCAAAGACGCGGGCGGCAATGAATTTAGCGAATTTGTGCCTTTTAAAAAACTCGAGCAGCTGCGCCTAAAAAGCCAGAACCAAAAAGACAAAGAGGCGCTAACCAATATTTGGGGCGAATGGGCGGAGGAGATGTATAAGGCTAAGGCTATCAAATATGTAGCTACTCGCCTACCGATAACCGAGCAGATACAAGAAGCTATCAACGCAGAGAATGAAGCATATAAAGAGCAGCCGAAGCTAGAGCCGCAGCCGCAAAATTTAAATGAATTTCTAGCCAAAGCCGCGCAGAAAAAGGCAGAGCCTGTAGAGGAGATCATCGAAGCCGCGCCGCTAGAGATAGACGTAAGCGAGGAAGTGCTACCGCTTGACGCTCTGCAAAGCGAGCTAGTAGCAAGAGGCGTGGACGAAATCGAAGCGGAAAAGCGGATGGAAAGGCTCAGCCCTGATGAGGCAAGGGCATATCTATCCGATCCGAATTCGATTGACGCATTAGCAGAGGAGCTAAGAAATGAATAA
- the ssb gene encoding single-stranded DNA-binding protein — protein sequence MNKVVLIGNLTRDIELRYTQSGYCVGNAGIAVTRKFKNAQGETAEDTCFIDLKFFGRTAEVANQYLRKGSKLAVEGRLKLEQWQDQNGQNRSKHVVEVESLEMLGSNQNSGNYQNSGCGAQNSNGGSTQNYAQSSATQSRAGKPAADKYDDGNDTIPF from the coding sequence ATGAATAAGGTCGTTTTAATCGGAAATTTAACCCGCGATATCGAGCTAAGATACACGCAGAGCGGCTACTGCGTCGGAAACGCGGGTATCGCCGTAACGAGAAAATTTAAGAACGCGCAGGGGGAGACGGCAGAGGATACCTGCTTTATCGACCTGAAGTTTTTCGGTCGCACGGCGGAGGTTGCGAACCAATACCTACGCAAAGGCTCAAAGCTCGCCGTTGAGGGGCGGCTCAAGTTGGAGCAGTGGCAGGATCAAAACGGACAGAACCGCAGTAAACACGTAGTAGAGGTAGAGAGCCTAGAGATGCTAGGCAGCAATCAAAACTCGGGCAATTATCAGAATTCGGGATGCGGTGCGCAGAATTCCAACGGCGGCAGCACGCAAAACTACGCTCAAAGCAGCGCAACTCAAAGCAGAGCGGGAAAGCCTGCCGCCGATAAATACGATGACGGCAACGACACGATCCCGTTTTAA